CGCGTCGAGGCGTAGAAGGCGATCTGCTGCTTCACGGCGCGCCTGCTTCGCTCGAGCTCGTCCGCGTCGTCCCCCACCACCACCATCGTCGAAGCGCGGAAGGTGAAGTCCTTGCGCGTGCGCCCGGACTTGCCGAGCCCGACTTCCACGGCCGGATGGATGACCTCGCGCAGGTACTTCGGGCTGTGGAAGGAATGGACGTGGAGCCCGTCGCAGATCTCGCCGGCCATCTGGGCCATGTACGGGTTGACGGCCGCGATGTAGATGGGGATACGCGGGTGCTCGATAGGCCCCGGGTTGAAGAAGGGCGTCATGAGGTCGAAGCGGTAGAACTGCCCGCGGAAGTCGAGCGGCGCGCCGCTCTGCCAAGAGGCCCAGATCGCGCGGAGCGCCAGCACCACCTCGCGCAGGCGAGGGCCCGGCGGCTCCCACGCGACTGAGAAGCGCCGCAGGTTGTGCGCCTTCACCTGGGTGCCTAAGCCGAGGACGAAGCGGCCCCCCGAGGCCTTCTGGAGATCCCAGGCCGTGTGGGCGAGGATCATCGGGCTTCTCGGAAAGGCGACGGCGATGGCCGTCCCCAGCTGGATGCGCGAGGTGTTGGCGGCCGCGACCGCCAGCGGCAGGAAGGGGTCGTGCTTGGTCTCGGCCGACCAGAGCGCGCCCACGCCGAGCTCCTCCGCGCGCCGCGCGTACGCGGGGATCTCGCGGAGGTCGAACGTCATGAAGCCGAGATCCAGCTTCACGGACATGTGCGTCTCAGTACTTGTGGATCGAGAACTCGATCTCTTTCTCCGTGATGAACTCGAG
The Candidatus Methylomirabilota bacterium DNA segment above includes these coding regions:
- a CDS encoding TIGR03617 family F420-dependent LLM class oxidoreductase, giving the protein MSVKLDLGFMTFDLREIPAYARRAEELGVGALWSAETKHDPFLPLAVAAANTSRIQLGTAIAVAFPRSPMILAHTAWDLQKASGGRFVLGLGTQVKAHNLRRFSVAWEPPGPRLREVVLALRAIWASWQSGAPLDFRGQFYRFDLMTPFFNPGPIEHPRIPIYIAAVNPYMAQMAGEICDGLHVHSFHSPKYLREVIHPAVEVGLGKSGRTRKDFTFRASTMVVVGDDADELERSRRAVKQQIAFYASTRTYQAVLGVHGLDRLVPRLHAKSLEGDWHGMADLISDETLDHFAVTATWGTLGARLRERYDGICERTQLYPAFQPSLDDPRLQALLKEMNAG